One Polaribacter sp. KT25b DNA segment encodes these proteins:
- the gldA gene encoding gliding motility-associated ABC transporter ATP-binding subunit GldA: MSIKVIAVSKIYKIQKALNEVSFSADKGSIIGFLGPNGAGKSTMMKILTGFIKPSSGEVFIDDIDVLKKPLEAQKVIGYLPEHNPLYTDMYVREYLQFQASIFKISSAIDLTEKEQIETCIEKVGLTSEAHKKINQLSKGYQQRVGLAATILHNPKVLILDEPTTGLDPNQLVEIRELIKELGKEKTVLFSTHIMQEVEAVCDRVIIIKKGEVLIDKKLSELKDDNKQIIEVTFDYKIEEQFIKRLPNVVSFKNNYDNTWYITFESDEDMRPKIFDFAQENGLKILSLNTQNKNLETLFREVTV; this comes from the coding sequence ATGTCAATAAAAGTAATAGCTGTTTCTAAGATTTATAAAATTCAAAAAGCATTAAATGAGGTTTCTTTTTCTGCGGATAAAGGTAGTATTATTGGTTTTTTAGGACCAAATGGAGCAGGGAAATCAACCATGATGAAAATCTTAACGGGTTTTATAAAACCTAGTTCTGGTGAAGTTTTTATTGATGATATAGATGTTTTAAAAAAACCGTTAGAAGCACAAAAAGTAATTGGGTATTTACCAGAACATAATCCGTTATATACAGATATGTATGTGCGAGAATATTTACAGTTTCAAGCATCAATATTTAAAATTTCGTCTGCGATAGATTTGACTGAAAAAGAGCAGATAGAAACTTGTATAGAAAAAGTAGGTTTAACCTCTGAAGCTCATAAAAAAATTAATCAATTATCTAAAGGATATCAGCAAAGAGTAGGTTTGGCAGCAACTATTTTACATAATCCAAAAGTGTTAATTTTAGATGAACCAACAACGGGTTTAGATCCTAATCAATTAGTTGAAATTAGAGAGTTAATAAAAGAGTTAGGAAAAGAGAAAACAGTGCTTTTTTCTACACATATTATGCAAGAAGTAGAAGCGGTTTGCGATAGAGTTATCATTATTAAAAAAGGTGAAGTTTTGATTGATAAAAAATTATCTGAACTAAAAGATGATAATAAACAAATTATAGAAGTTACGTTTGATTATAAAATTGAAGAGCAGTTTATAAAGAGATTGCCAAATGTAGTTTCTTTTAAAAATAATTATGATAATACTTGGTATATCACTTTTGAAAGTGATGAAGATATGCGACCTAAAATATTTGATTTTGCACAAGAAAACGGTTTAAAAATATTGAGTTTAAATACTCAAAATAAAAATCTAGAAACGCTTTTTAGAGAAGTTACAGTTTAG
- a CDS encoding HAD family phosphatase — MILPKGFLFDFDGVIVDSFESHYSAWTSAFKELFDAEIAPFPKFNAGKSPMIIAEYFCSVIGKEAQTEELYFLKDKHIETRFKVPKLLPGVIEFTSFLSEEKIPYGIASNATRQFLKNSIQHLNLNFTTVFGVEDYEKPKPSPEAYITLAKALGFKNDDFKNIWIFEDSLTGTKAAKLAGMIPIGITTQYSDKELKDAGSILVFPTLLEAYEHLTK, encoded by the coding sequence ATGATTTTACCTAAAGGATTTTTATTCGATTTTGACGGAGTTATAGTCGATAGTTTTGAAAGTCATTATTCGGCTTGGACTTCTGCTTTTAAAGAATTATTTGATGCAGAAATTGCTCCGTTCCCTAAATTTAATGCAGGAAAATCGCCTATGATAATTGCGGAGTATTTTTGTAGCGTTATTGGTAAAGAAGCACAAACAGAAGAACTCTATTTTTTAAAGGATAAACACATAGAAACTCGTTTTAAAGTTCCTAAATTATTACCTGGAGTTATAGAGTTTACTTCTTTTTTATCCGAAGAAAAAATACCTTACGGAATTGCAAGTAACGCAACTAGACAATTTTTAAAAAATAGTATTCAGCATTTAAACTTAAACTTTACAACAGTTTTTGGAGTAGAAGATTACGAAAAACCAAAACCTTCTCCAGAAGCCTACATTACTTTAGCAAAAGCTTTAGGTTTTAAAAATGATGATTTTAAAAATATTTGGATTTTTGAAGACAGCTTAACTGGTACAAAAGCCGCAAAATTAGCAGGCATGATTCCTATCGGTATTACAACACAATATTCTGATAAAGAATTAAAAGATGCAGGAAGTATTTTGGTATTTCCAACTTTGTTAGAAGCTTACGAACATTTGACTAAATAA
- a CDS encoding D-arabinono-1,4-lactone oxidase: MKQNNNGVWVSWNENVTYNYKSLYTISTEQELQEVVKNSQKIRIFGNKQSSADIASGTENLVDIKDYNKILSYNNTEQTITVQSGIILGDLIEAVEAKGWCIPCLPDINTITIGGALATGTHGTSGKLLSEYITECNIILADGSLKKITDKDDLINAVRVSLGVLGVLSTITFKCEPIYTLHIKEGPESDAIWLPKIKERLKKHDFLRILWIPHTDKGYVITGDKIDPNTEIKEDLGPKYLKHRRTASKILYKYSHVFPWITAIANKLLYRGFFSSTKEHKGSLYQATVTKSRGSTLELAEWTIGLDIFPTVFEELKSEINKWSNKSFIHIPMDVRFVHKDKSWLSYAYKKDTVTMGCVSRNAATADTYEAFKSIENIFLKHGGKPHWAKRFKAKDAELSKVYEKWDDFKLLRRKLDPTNKFLNPYLTELFNEKKTTNDFT, encoded by the coding sequence ATGAAACAAAACAACAACGGAGTTTGGGTAAGTTGGAACGAGAACGTAACTTATAACTACAAATCTCTTTATACTATTTCTACCGAGCAAGAATTACAAGAAGTTGTAAAAAATTCACAAAAAATAAGGATTTTTGGAAACAAGCAATCCTCTGCAGATATTGCGTCTGGTACTGAAAATTTGGTAGATATAAAAGACTACAACAAAATTTTATCTTATAATAATACAGAACAAACAATAACCGTTCAATCTGGTATTATTTTAGGAGATTTAATAGAAGCTGTAGAAGCAAAAGGTTGGTGTATTCCTTGTTTACCAGATATAAATACGATTACAATTGGTGGCGCTTTAGCAACAGGAACTCATGGAACAAGCGGAAAATTGTTATCAGAATATATTACAGAATGTAATATTATTTTAGCTGATGGTTCTTTAAAAAAAATAACTGATAAAGACGACTTAATTAATGCCGTTAGAGTTTCTTTAGGGGTTTTAGGAGTTTTATCTACCATTACTTTTAAATGCGAACCAATTTACACTTTACACATAAAAGAAGGCCCAGAAAGTGATGCTATTTGGTTACCAAAAATTAAAGAACGTTTAAAAAAGCATGATTTTCTAAGAATTTTATGGATTCCACATACAGATAAAGGATATGTAATTACTGGCGATAAAATTGATCCAAATACAGAAATTAAGGAAGATTTAGGCCCTAAATATTTAAAACACAGAAGAACAGCTTCTAAAATATTGTATAAATATTCGCATGTTTTCCCTTGGATTACCGCGATTGCTAACAAACTTTTATACCGAGGTTTTTTTAGTTCTACAAAAGAACACAAAGGTTCTTTATACCAAGCAACCGTTACAAAATCTAGAGGTTCTACTTTAGAGTTAGCAGAATGGACTATTGGTTTAGATATTTTTCCTACGGTTTTTGAAGAACTAAAATCAGAAATTAATAAATGGAGCAACAAATCGTTTATTCATATTCCTATGGATGTTCGTTTTGTGCATAAAGACAAATCTTGGTTAAGTTATGCTTATAAAAAAGATACCGTTACAATGGGTTGTGTTTCTAGAAATGCAGCAACTGCAGATACGTATGAAGCTTTTAAAAGTATTGAGAATATCTTTTTAAAACACGGAGGTAAACCTCATTGGGCCAAACGTTTTAAAGCTAAAGATGCAGAACTCTCTAAAGTTTATGAAAAATGGGATGATTTTAAATTATTAAGAAGAAAATTAGACCCAACTAATAAATTCTTAAACCCATATTTAACTGAATTATTCAACGAGAAAAAAACAACTAATGATTTTACCTAA